Proteins encoded in a region of the Populus alba chromosome 13, ASM523922v2, whole genome shotgun sequence genome:
- the LOC118028184 gene encoding transcription factor MYB58-like: MVRTPCCDKTGLKKGAWTPEEDRKLMAYVTRYGCWNWRQLPKFAGLQRCGKSCRLRWLNYLRPNIKRGNYSKEEEETIISLHETLGNRWSAIAAQLPGRTDNEIKNHWHTNLKKRLRNKSGQEAKEMSSDDDLSQNDRNQEKDTEETDISTQDPATSNQIIESPTSTMSPQASSSDISTIENIAATDWDLISDNDFAFLEAYEVPSGNFWTEPFLSDDYFMPDDYMAPLVDPDSPFFDGEISTPFAFIDMEDCNLY; encoded by the exons ATGGTGAGAACTCCATGCTGTGATAAAACTGGACTGAAGAAGGGTGCTTGGACACCAGAAGAAGATAGGAAGCTGATGGCTTATGTTACTAGATATGGCTGTTGGAATTGGAGACAGCTTCCCAAGTTTGCAG GTCTACAAAGGTGTGGTAAGAGCTGCAGATTGAGATGGCTGAATTACTTAAGGCCAAATATCAAGAGAGGGAATTACagtaaagaagaagaggaaaccaTCATCAGCTTACACGAAACACTGGGGAACAG ATGGTCTGCCATCGCTGCCCAGTTACCGGGGAGAACTGACAACGAGATAAAGAACCATTGGCACACAAATTTGAAGAAACGCTTGAGAAATAAATCAGGACAGGAAGCGAAGGAAATGTCCTCAGATGATGATCTGTCTCAAAATGACAGGAACCAAGAGAAAGACACAGAAGAAACAGACATAAGCACACAAGATCCTGCTACGAGTAATCAAATAATTGAAAGCCCCACAAGTACAATGTCTCCTCAAGCTTCATCTAGTGATATTTCAACCATTGAGAACATAGCAGCAACGGACTGGGACCTCATTTCTGATAATGATTTTGCTTTCTTGGAGGCATACGAGGTCCCAAGTGGTAATTTCTGGACCGAACCCTTCTTGTCTGACGATTACTTCATGCCAGATGACTATATGGCACCCTTGGTGGACCCTGACTCCCCATTTTTTGATGGAGAAATTTCAACCCCTTTTGCTTTCATCGACATGGAGGATTGTAACCTGTACTAA